From one Rosa rugosa chromosome 4, drRosRugo1.1, whole genome shotgun sequence genomic stretch:
- the LOC133742813 gene encoding uncharacterized protein LOC133742813, producing MGNDDVLSPSSKDHGKSKADSSNPPTSEMSKSDLSNPFFTHHSDHPGLVLVSKPLNGDNYAGWKRAMTLALNSKNKLGFVNGTIKAPSEETDPEGYVTWSRCNDMVHSWIINTVDSEIADSVIYYPIAHKVWEDLRERFSQGNAPRIFEIQQEIACFRQEQLSVSAYYTKLKGLWDELASYFETSRGAQAEQQRLMQFLMGLNDTYSSVRGEILLISPLPTVRQAYAAVSQDEKQCSLGASHPAAESSSSAAMAVRNPGRPSFNSGRSGRFEKTDRHIQRPERNFASQEGHHLDTERRQGSSRGRPHCTYCGDPGHWVQTCYQLIGYPPGHPKAKQGTGFSKQPRAAPSANQVCATVEDGGGPTVTLTEAQFKQFMTALSNQTLKPNSNTSASSKANAVTKPESGYEEDDWFG from the exons ATGGGCAACGATGATGTCCTCTCACCATCATCCAAGGATCACGGCAAATCAAAAGCCGATTCCTCCAATCCTCCTACATCTGAGATGTCAAAATCTGACCTCTCTAATCCCTTTTTCACTCATCATTCAGATCATCCAGGTCTAGTCCTAGTCTCTAAGCCCTTGAATGGAGACAATTATGCGGGATGGAAAAGGGCTATGACCCTAGCTTTGAATTCTAAGAACAAGCTTGGTTTTGTGAACGGCACAATAAAGGCTCCCTCAGAAGAGACAGACCCAGAAGGCTATGTGACTTGGTCGCGTTGTAATGATATGGTTCATTCATGGATCATCAACACTGTTGATTCAGAAATCGCCGACAGTGTTATCTACTATCCTATTGCACACAAAGTATGGGAAGATCTTCGTGAACGATTCTCCCAAGGTAATGCTCCACGCATTTTTGAAATTCAGCAAGAAATCGCTTGTTTCCGACAAGAGCAATTGTCAGTTTCAGCTTATTATACAAAATTGAAAGGCTTATGGGATGAATTAGCTTCCTATTTTGAGACATCTCGAGGAGCACAGGCAGAACAACAAAGACTTATGCAATTTCTCATGGGGCTGAATGATACTTACAGTTCTGTACGTGGAGAGATTCTTCTGATAAGTCCTTTGCCAACAGTCCGTCAGGCATATGCAGCTGTCTCTCAGGACGAGAAACAATGTTCACTTGGTGCCTCTCATCCGGCAGCAGAATCATCTTCAAGCGCTGCAATGGCAGTGCGCAATCCTGGCAGACCCAGTTTCAATTCAGGAAGAAGTGGACGCTTTGAGAAGACTGATCGACATATCCAGCGTCCAGAACGCAATTTTGCTTCCCAAGAAGGACACCATCTTGATACTGAACGACGACAAGGCTCCAGCAGGGGTAGACCTCATTGTACCTATTGTGGAGATCCAGGACATTGGGTACAGACTTGTTATCAACTGATTGGGTATCCCCCAGGTCACCCCAAAGCAAAGCAAGGCACAGGTTTTTCGAAGCAACCAAGAGCAGCTCCTTCGGCAAACCAAGTCTGCGCGACTGTTGAAGATGGTGGTGGGCCAACCGTGACACTCACTGAGGCCCAATTTAAACAGTTTATGACTGCTCTTAGTAATCAGACTTTGAAACCCAATTCCAATACCAGCGCCAGTTCCAAAGCAAACGCCGTCACAAAACCAG AATCTGGCTACGAGGAGGACGATTGGTTTGGGTGA
- the LOC133742816 gene encoding uncharacterized protein LOC133742816, with amino-acid sequence MEENIHVFTTCDYAKEIWAAATIARPQGDFADIKEWLLRSVSVTSKEGFAKIMMLIWGIWKNRNTQVWEGKKQHPRDVVLMTMSWLEDFLKANNNEHPHRDRTKRWEKPPETWLKCNVDGAFIAQVGLSGAGMVFRDDRGQFRAAAMRPLSAITTPFHAELQAMHEAAQMAAGMNYQKVIFETDCSTLAAALNQEERDCSLHGFLIDDVKDFMHQHGEYIIIYAPRETNKIAHNLASKAFFYLCIGAAPPIPSPRLLGCSRLAFISVRVFSTPNTKLQTHNSSQTNLSSSHFKAFLFCFRFVLFPNILRFVFRFRLQVSVIQSCSQSINKVLQALQQKFPAASKTQLRISRPGSEPKRYSIIPLCKICWSSVITEHIQGILNSLYSFHWSLTRDWELRGSKMNREWIHSKNKLSQEYKDGIQSFIDIAKHHLDANNETLCPCVKCQNYEPHSLSVIRYHLAKNGMAVTYETWTEHGETKVPQMDVDQEERGPNDDVFDILNDVFPQENRMDQDLEGDDDSLGSSQEHAEVDDGSNMHRVEADKYEKLLAEAEREFFPGS; translated from the exons ATGGAAGAAAACATCCACGTATTCACAACTTGCGATTATGCTAAAGAAATCTGGGCAGCAGCGACAATAGCTCGGCCACAGGGTGACTTCGCAGATATAAAAGAATGGCTCCTACGTTCGGTATCCGTGACAAGCAAGGAAGGGTTTGCAAAAATAATGATGCTGATATGGGGAATCTGGAAAAATCGAAACACCCAGGTGTGGGAAGGAAAAAAACAACATCCTCGTGATGTTGTATTGATGACTATGAGCTGGCTAGAGGACTTCCTGAAAGCAAATAACAATGAACATCCTCATAGGGACAGAACCAAACGTTGGGAGAAGCCCCCTGAGACCTGGTTGAAATGCAATGTAGATGGTGCCTTTATAGCACAGGTGGGACTAAGTGGAGCTGGCATGGTATTCAGAGACGATAGAGGCCAGTTTCGAGCAGCAGCTATGAGACCTTTATCAGCAATTACCACACCTTTCCATGCCGAACTGCAGGCCATGCATGAAGCCGCTCAAATGGCAGCTGGAATGAACTACCAAAAAGTCATTTTTGAGACTGACTGTTCTACGCTGGCAGCTGCACTAAATCAAGAAGAACGAGATTGCTCTTTGCATGGTTTCCTGATAGACGATGTCAAAGATTTCATGCACCAACATGGGGAGTATATAATCATCTACGCTCCACGTGAGACCAACAAGATAGCCCACAACTTAGCTAGTAAAGCTT TCTTTTACCTATGTATAGGTGCAGCGCCTCCAATTCCTTCTCCACGACTCTTAGGGTGCAGCAGATTGGCCTTCATCTCTGTTCGGGTTTTCTCCACTCCCAACACAAAGTTGCAGACCCATAATTCCTCGCAAACCAATCTCTCTTCCTCTCACTTTAaagcttttcttttctgcttcAGGTTTGTTCTCTTCCCGAATATTCTCAGATTCGTTTTCCGTTTCCGTCTTCAG GTGTCTGTCATTCAGTCCTGCTCCCAAAGTATCAATAAGGTGTTACAAGCTTTGCAGCAGAAGTTCCCAGCCGCGTCAAAGACTCAGTTAAGGATAAGTAGACCTGGGTCTGAACCTAAGCGGTACTCTATTATCCCTTTATGCAAGATCTGCTGGAGTAGCGTGATAACAGAGCACATCCAAGGCATTTTGAACTCTTTGTACTCATTTCACTGGAGCTTGACTAGAGATTGGGAGTTGAG GGGATCCAAAATGAATAGAGAGTGGATTCATTCTAAAAACAAACTCAGCCAAGAATACAAGGATGGTATTCAGTCTTTCATTGATATTGCAAAACATCATTTGGATGCAAATAATGAGACATTATGTCCTTGTGTTAAGTGTCAGAATTATGAACCACATTCTCTTTCAGTTATAAGATACCATTTAGCTAAGAATGGGATGGCAGTGACTTATGAGACATGGACTGAACATGGAGAAACAAAGGTACCGCAAATGGATGTCGATCAAGAGGAGCGTGGACCAAATGATGATGTGTTTGATATTTTGAATGATGTATTCCCACAAGAAAATCGAATGGATCAAGATTTAGAGGGGGATGATGATTCATTGGGAAGTAGTCAAGAACATGCTGAGGTGGACGATGGGTCCAATATGCATAGGGTAGAAGCTGATAAGTATGAAAAATTGCTTGCTGAAGCTGAAAGAGAGTTCTTCCCTGGTTCCTAA